A window from Camelus dromedarius isolate mCamDro1 chromosome 9, mCamDro1.pat, whole genome shotgun sequence encodes these proteins:
- the ZNF350 gene encoding zinc finger protein 350 isoform X1, producing MTKVQGSLLFEDVAVDFTWEEWQLLAPDQKALYRDVMLENYSHLVSVGLQSSKPAEIFKLKQGDQPWLEEENTSGQNSPEVGEVGDHMQWYLEIQNKLKNVERGHEHSSSGNIFHLHRNLVTLRQSHDNILNSSLDLINQNKNCVVKKSGKINRHEKSFLHTKHEKSNTGIKRSKYGNRTSTNPELMIHQTEKGKKHHECVECGKSFIKKSQLTVHQRTHTGEKPYKCLKCGKAFCRKAELNIHVQVERGIKPHGCSECGKAFFRKSQLLVHQKTHTGEKPYACSECGKGFIQKGNFLIHQRTHTGEKPYRCSDCGKAFSHKPCLVAHQVFHTGNPPYVCGECGKAYFQKSSLIRHQRGHTEEKLYKCGDCGKGYSTKAILSRHQRIHTGEKPHGCSNCGKAFFHKSSLTKHKKTHVKEKGVDSVKVEGDPFGNQSPRTTESTQEKKSVKTVTVDVPSTAVPTSVNISGFLAQGNVVLVGQPVDRCAPSGDNRGFAQERNLMNAVNVVVPSVTSYILFYVPGNM from the exons GGATCATTATTATTTGAAGATGTGGCCGTGGACTTCACGTGGGAGGAGTGGCAGCTCCTGGCCCCTGACCAGAAGGCCCTGTACCGGGACGTGATGCTAGAGAACTACAGCCACCTGGTGTCCGTGG GGTTGCAAAGTTCCAAACCAGCTGAAATCTTCAAATTGAAGCAAGGAGACCAGCCATGGTTAGAAGAGGAAAACACCTCTGGTCAGAACTCACCAG aaGTTGGAGAAGTTGGTGATCATATGCAGTGGTACTTGGAAATCCAAAACAAGCTTAAAAATGTGGAAAGAGGCCATGAACATAGTTcatcaggaaatatttttcatctgCACAGAAATCTTGTTACATTAAGGCAAAGCCATGATAACATACTGAACTCTAGTTTAGATTTAATTAACCAGAATAAAAACTGTGTTGTGAAGAAATCTGGTAAGATTAATAGACATGAGAAATCATTTCTTCATACTAAGCATGAAAAAAGTAACACTGGGATTAAACGCAGTAAGTATGGAAACAGGACCAGCACAAATCCAGAACTCATGATCCatcaaacagaaaaaggaaagaaacatcaTGAATGTGTtgaatgtgggaaatccttcATCAAAAAGTCTCAACTCACCGTACATCAGAGAACTCATACGGGAGAAAAGCCGTATAAATGCCTTAAGTGTGGTAAAGCCTTCTGTCGGAAAGCAGAGCTCAACATACATGTGCAAGTTGAAAGAGGAATTAAACCCCACGGATGCAGTGAGTGTGGGAAAGCTTTCTTCAGGAAGTCTCAGCTCCTCGTTCATCAGAAAacccacacaggagagaaaccctatgcATGCAGCGAGTGTGGGAAAGGCTTCATCCAGAAGGGAAATTTCCTCATACATCAGCGgactcacactggagagaagccctacaggtgcagtgactgtgggaaggccttcagtcATAAGCCATGTCTCGTCGCACACCAGGTGTTTCACACCGGAAATCCTCCCTATGTGTGTGGTGAATGTGGAAAAGCCTACTTTCAGAAGTCAAGTCTCATTAGACATCAGAGAGGCCACACAGAAGAGAAACTCTATAAATGTGGTGACTGTGGGAAAGGTTACTCCACGAAGGCAATCCTCAGTAGACATCAGAGAATCCATACGGGAGAGAAACCGCATGGATGCAGCAACTGTGGGAAAGCCTTCTTCCACAAGTCCTCCCTCACGAAACATAAGAAAACTCATGTGAAAGAGAAAGGCGTAGACTCAGTCAAGGTGGAAGGTGATCCCTTTGGGAATCAGAGCCCACGTACCACAGAATCCACACAGGAGAAAAAGTCTGTTAAAACAGTGACAGTGGACGTGCCTTCCACGGCAGTCCCGACGTCAGTAAACATCAGTGGGTTCCTAGCCCAAGGGAACGTGGTCCTGGTGGGACAGCCAGTGGACAGATGTGCACCCTCAGGAGATAACAGAGGATTTGCCCAGGAGAGAAACCTAATGAACGCAGTAAATGTTGTAGTGCCTTCGGTTACCAGTTACATCTTATTTTATGTCCCAGGAAACATGTAG